The proteins below come from a single Methyloprofundus sedimenti genomic window:
- a CDS encoding TAXI family TRAP transporter solute-binding subunit codes for MLNRIKFPGIDRADSDRMPFVRMAFITLMLLIFGLIFIMIELNPNLDHMRVSILSGPKDSYFHQMGEQLVSDAKKYQGKLVNVATEGSHDNLQQLRVAAAKGGVRFALMPDGIDYPDTGKFQLVARIPRPLTFFVIGRNANRYQYLADLKNAHIGIGPKDSGNALIAKYLLEDKDLEELNFRLSYFDPKEQLEQLQMGNIDAAIFLTSMDDPLIKEALRSKLEIISFANPEAIIKRKPAFKIEKIYVGQFDHVSLLPEKNKTVFTVESLLVANKGASRTDIVVLLTLLSREFPEFIEYNRQQPKNMELPYARDLRTFIDNGGPTLLDEYAPALVSLMPPANMFHYVLVVSLLMNVLGIWNRFRLWQIDKTRAELELQIVQYFGANLSLAEIRNLDTWRMDGANLEKINELIERYQRLLQCCKGYTSSLVTPMGMENIYRYHEELISEQLSALKKISQA; via the coding sequence ATGTTAAATCGTATTAAATTCCCCGGTATTGATCGAGCCGATTCTGATCGGATGCCTTTTGTCCGCATGGCTTTCATTACGCTGATGCTACTAATATTTGGATTAATTTTTATCATGATTGAGCTTAATCCTAATCTGGATCATATGAGAGTGAGCATATTATCGGGTCCGAAAGATAGTTATTTTCACCAGATGGGTGAACAATTGGTCAGTGATGCAAAAAAGTACCAGGGAAAACTGGTTAACGTTGCTACGGAAGGTAGCCATGATAATTTACAGCAATTAAGGGTGGCGGCTGCAAAAGGCGGGGTCCGATTCGCACTAATGCCGGATGGTATTGATTATCCAGACACAGGAAAATTTCAGCTGGTTGCCCGAATCCCCAGGCCGCTCACTTTTTTTGTTATCGGACGTAATGCAAACCGGTATCAATACCTTGCAGACTTGAAGAATGCCCATATTGGAATAGGCCCCAAGGACAGTGGTAACGCTTTGATCGCCAAGTATTTACTGGAAGATAAGGATCTAGAGGAACTTAACTTCCGATTGTCTTATTTTGACCCGAAGGAACAACTAGAACAACTGCAGATGGGTAACATCGATGCTGCTATATTTCTCACCAGCATGGATGACCCTTTGATCAAAGAGGCGTTGCGCAGTAAACTGGAGATAATTAGTTTTGCTAACCCCGAGGCTATTATCAAACGTAAGCCAGCATTCAAAATAGAGAAAATTTATGTTGGTCAGTTCGATCATGTAAGCCTGCTCCCCGAAAAAAATAAAACAGTTTTCACGGTCGAATCGCTACTGGTGGCAAACAAAGGGGCATCCCGTACTGATATCGTAGTCCTGCTAACTCTGTTGAGCAGGGAATTTCCTGAATTTATTGAATATAATCGCCAACAGCCGAAAAATATGGAGCTTCCATATGCCAGAGATTTGCGCACATTCATAGATAATGGTGGACCAACCTTGCTTGATGAATATGCGCCAGCTTTGGTGTCACTGATGCCACCAGCCAATATGTTTCATTATGTGCTGGTAGTCAGTCTATTAATGAATGTACTGGGAATATGGAACCGTTTTCGTCTGTGGCAAATTGACAAGACCAGGGCTGAGCTGGAACTGCAAATTGTACAATATTTCGGTGCCAATCTTTCGCTGGCGGAAATCAGGAACCTGGATACCTGGAGGATGGATGGAGCTAACCTGGAGAAGATCAATGAGCTTATAGAACGTTATCAAAGATTGTTGCAGTGCTGTAAAGGCTACACGTCTTCTTTAGTAACTCCAATGGGTATGGAGAATATTTACCGTTATCATGAAGAACTTATTAGTGAACAGTTATCAGCCTTAAAAAAAATTTCACAAGCCTAG
- the glgP gene encoding alpha-glucan family phosphorylase, with amino-acid sequence MNSPYLPRTLPAELEILIEFSLDLRWTWSHAGDALWQTMAPEIWEKTQNPWLLLQNVSKERLETLAQDQSFLSKLEALNGERIDYYSQDGWLESEYPGSQLGTIAYFSMEYGLGEALPIYAGGLGILAGDLLKSASDLNLPLVGVGLLYQQGYFRQMIDAQGAQQAFYPYNEPSGLPIRRALDKHGNRLTIVLELPARELFLRVWEVQVGRVSLYLLDSNDLMNNPVDQAITAELYGGGKEMRLLQEIVLGIGGWRVLEALEIQPEICHLNEGHAAFVALERIRAFKRNYQVTFAEALWATRAGNMFTTHTPVSAGFDCYSPELMQQYLSEIVLTLGISFHQFLALGQSSIERSEETFNMTYFALRTCAAVNGVSRLHAQVSQMLFHQLYPHWPITEIPVGYVTNGVHVPTWDSIFADALWTCFCGKGRWAGKVDTLRKQIESIKDEDLWTFRGESRGKLVKYVRQQIIEKLKLRRAPEDEQSLVQNIFDPNTLTLGFARRFAEYKRPNLLLHDPDRLIRLLTNSHYPVQLVIAGKAHPSDKEGQQLIQEMANFVRRPEVRGHMVFLADYDMAMAEQFVQGVDVWINTPRRPWEACGTSGMKLLANGGLNLSELDGWWAEAYTPEVGWALGDGQTHSEPEWDAVEANELYRILEERVVPEFYQRNERGIPEQWVARIRSSMAILAPEFSSNRMLRDYVERYYLPACTQYQQRIVNNATLAKKLAVWQTLLAEHWSAVYMQNLQIESSDSEHYITLHVYLDDLLADSVRVEVYADGLENAMPFCQLMDRKAALPGSVNSYLYEAKVPADRPAAEYTPRLVANHRHVNIPAEEAHIKWYR; translated from the coding sequence ATGAATTCTCCTTATTTACCCCGTACTCTTCCAGCTGAACTGGAAATATTAATTGAATTTTCACTAGATTTACGCTGGACGTGGAGCCATGCTGGTGATGCCTTATGGCAGACGATGGCGCCAGAAATATGGGAAAAAACCCAGAATCCGTGGTTGCTGCTGCAAAATGTCAGCAAGGAGCGTCTCGAAACACTTGCTCAGGATCAATCCTTTCTAAGCAAGCTTGAAGCATTAAACGGGGAGCGAATTGACTACTATAGTCAAGATGGCTGGCTTGAATCTGAATACCCGGGCTCTCAATTAGGCACAATTGCTTATTTCAGTATGGAATATGGGCTGGGTGAAGCGTTACCCATCTATGCTGGTGGTTTGGGTATTCTGGCGGGCGATTTATTAAAGTCAGCCAGCGATTTAAATCTGCCTTTAGTCGGAGTCGGTCTGTTGTATCAGCAGGGATATTTCAGGCAAATGATTGATGCTCAAGGGGCTCAACAGGCTTTCTATCCCTATAATGAACCCTCTGGACTGCCTATACGCCGCGCACTGGATAAGCATGGCAATCGTCTGACGATTGTTCTGGAATTACCCGCGCGTGAGCTGTTTTTGCGCGTTTGGGAAGTTCAGGTAGGCCGTGTTTCCTTGTATCTACTGGATAGCAATGATCTTATGAATAATCCTGTAGATCAGGCTATTACTGCAGAATTATATGGTGGCGGGAAGGAAATGCGTTTGTTGCAGGAAATTGTATTGGGAATTGGTGGATGGCGGGTGCTTGAAGCACTGGAAATACAACCGGAAATCTGCCATTTGAACGAAGGCCATGCGGCATTTGTGGCTTTAGAGCGTATTCGTGCATTCAAAAGAAACTATCAGGTCACTTTTGCTGAAGCTCTCTGGGCTACCAGGGCAGGCAATATGTTTACAACCCATACACCAGTGAGTGCAGGTTTTGACTGTTATAGTCCTGAGTTGATGCAACAGTATTTAAGTGAAATAGTGCTAACACTAGGGATTTCCTTTCATCAATTCCTGGCGTTAGGACAAAGTTCTATAGAACGTTCAGAAGAAACGTTTAATATGACTTATTTTGCCTTACGTACCTGTGCGGCAGTAAATGGCGTGAGTCGTTTACATGCTCAGGTTAGTCAGATGTTGTTTCATCAGCTATATCCACACTGGCCTATAACAGAAATCCCTGTTGGTTATGTAACCAATGGTGTGCATGTACCTACCTGGGATTCAATTTTTGCCGATGCTTTATGGACGTGCTTCTGTGGTAAAGGGCGTTGGGCGGGGAAAGTGGACACTTTGCGCAAACAAATAGAGTCTATTAAAGACGAAGACTTATGGACTTTTCGTGGTGAAAGCCGGGGTAAATTAGTGAAGTATGTCCGCCAGCAGATTATCGAAAAATTGAAGTTACGACGAGCGCCAGAGGATGAACAATCTCTAGTGCAAAATATATTCGACCCCAATACCTTAACATTGGGATTTGCCCGTCGTTTTGCTGAATATAAACGCCCAAATCTATTGCTTCATGACCCGGATCGTTTAATACGTTTACTGACTAATTCCCATTATCCCGTACAGCTGGTGATTGCAGGCAAAGCGCACCCATCAGATAAAGAGGGGCAACAATTAATTCAGGAAATGGCTAACTTTGTGCGCAGACCAGAAGTTCGGGGTCATATGGTATTTCTGGCTGATTACGATATGGCCATGGCTGAGCAGTTTGTGCAAGGCGTCGATGTCTGGATCAACACACCGCGCAGACCATGGGAAGCCTGCGGTACCAGCGGCATGAAACTATTGGCTAATGGTGGCCTTAATTTATCCGAACTGGATGGCTGGTGGGCTGAAGCCTACACACCTGAAGTCGGCTGGGCTTTGGGGGATGGACAAACCCATAGCGAACCTGAATGGGATGCGGTCGAAGCGAATGAACTTTATCGTATACTGGAAGAGCGGGTTGTGCCCGAATTTTACCAACGTAATGAGCGTGGTATTCCTGAGCAATGGGTTGCTCGTATACGCTCCAGCATGGCGATTTTAGCACCTGAATTTAGCAGTAATAGAATGTTGCGCGATTATGTGGAGCGGTATTATCTGCCCGCATGTACTCAATATCAACAGCGCATTGTTAATAATGCGACTCTCGCAAAGAAATTGGCTGTTTGGCAAACACTTTTAGCTGAACACTGGTCAGCTGTTTATATGCAAAATTTACAAATTGAATCATCAGATTCAGAGCATTATATTACCCTGCATGTGTATCTGGATGATTTGTTAGCAGACAGTGTCAGAGTAGAAGTTTATGCCGATGGGCTGGAAAATGCCATGCCTTTTTGTCAGCTTATGGACCGTAAAGCCGCCTTGCCGGGATCCGTTAACAGTTATTTGTATGAAGCCAAAGTCCCCGCTGACCGCCCTGCGGCTGAATACACTCCAAGGCTGGTAGCGAATCACCGTCATGTTAATATTCCGGCGGAAGAAGCCCATATAAAATGGTATCGCTAA
- a CDS encoding SulP family inorganic anion transporter — protein sequence MKLTFFAGLRPFSRGGVMRDAIAGLTLASMNIPQVLGYTRIAGTPTITGLYTVLLPLVMFAIFGSSRHLVVAADSATAAIFSSGLSGMAPQASVKYMALVGMVALLTAVLLLLARIFKLGFLADFLSRTVLVGFLTGVGFQISIAMLGEMAGIPVYAHKTIEQLQQFIEGLQQINLPTLGISSLVVTSILGFRHYLPRLPVPLFAVLTGIGVSYVYDFAGHGIATIGPVAGGLPAFSFPAVSWNELLKLVPVALSCFVIIIAQSAATSRIFAVRHHERVEEDADILGLSAANAAAALSGAFVVNGSPTQTAMADLAGARSQVAQLIFAGTVLLVLLFFTGPLQYLPRSVLAGIVFTIAVGLVDIRSLRDIRRESPGEFNLAIVTAVVVALVGLEQGILLAIALSLLRHVHHSYRPHTAVMLPDEAGRWMPVPTKPGLETEPGLVVYRFGADLFYANDNRFADEVRALIAYAPAPVRWFVVDSGAMTDIDYSAARSLLDLCEDLQSRNIKLVFGRVNAYLRADMDRHGITSAIGEKFIFSTLHDALSLAGADLRKVNKA from the coding sequence CGATGAACATTCCGCAGGTGCTGGGTTATACGCGTATTGCCGGCACACCGACCATTACCGGACTCTACACGGTGCTGTTGCCGCTGGTAATGTTCGCTATCTTTGGCTCCTCGCGCCATCTGGTTGTAGCGGCGGACTCTGCTACTGCGGCTATCTTTTCCAGTGGACTATCCGGTATGGCACCGCAGGCCAGTGTGAAATACATGGCTTTAGTGGGTATGGTTGCGCTGTTGACGGCAGTGCTCCTATTGCTGGCACGAATCTTCAAACTCGGCTTTCTTGCTGATTTCCTTTCGCGTACAGTGCTGGTTGGTTTTCTTACCGGTGTTGGATTCCAAATTAGTATCGCTATGCTGGGTGAAATGGCCGGCATACCCGTATATGCGCACAAAACGATCGAACAGTTACAGCAGTTTATTGAGGGCCTGCAGCAGATAAATCTTCCCACACTCGGTATATCGTCGTTGGTCGTGACCAGCATCCTTGGCTTTCGTCACTATTTGCCGCGCTTGCCCGTACCGCTGTTTGCAGTGTTAACGGGAATCGGCGTCAGCTATGTATACGATTTTGCCGGTCATGGTATTGCAACTATCGGGCCGGTGGCAGGTGGATTGCCTGCGTTTTCTTTTCCCGCTGTGAGCTGGAACGAGCTGCTTAAACTTGTTCCTGTCGCTTTGTCTTGCTTCGTAATTATTATCGCCCAAAGCGCGGCAACCTCGCGCATTTTTGCAGTACGACATCATGAACGCGTGGAGGAGGATGCCGATATCCTGGGTTTGTCAGCAGCGAATGCGGCCGCAGCTTTGTCCGGTGCATTCGTAGTCAATGGTAGTCCCACACAGACGGCAATGGCTGATCTTGCCGGTGCGCGTAGTCAGGTTGCACAGCTGATATTTGCTGGAACTGTATTGCTGGTACTACTGTTCTTTACCGGACCGTTACAGTATCTACCTCGGAGTGTGCTCGCTGGTATTGTGTTTACTATCGCCGTAGGGCTCGTCGATATCCGAAGCTTGCGCGATATTCGTAGAGAAAGTCCGGGCGAGTTTAATCTGGCCATTGTCACGGCTGTGGTAGTGGCGCTGGTAGGGCTTGAGCAGGGTATCCTGCTGGCGATCGCCTTGTCGTTACTCCGGCATGTGCATCACAGTTATCGTCCGCATACGGCTGTGATGCTACCGGATGAGGCGGGCCGCTGGATGCCAGTACCGACAAAGCCGGGGCTAGAGACAGAGCCAGGACTGGTGGTCTATCGGTTTGGTGCAGATTTGTTCTATGCAAACGACAACCGCTTCGCCGATGAAGTGCGTGCTCTGATAGCCTATGCCCCGGCTCCGGTGCGCTGGTTTGTGGTGGACTCGGGGGCAATGACGGACATCGACTACTCAGCAGCACGCTCCTTGCTTGATTTGTGTGAAGATCTGCAGAGTCGAAATATCAAATTGGTCTTCGGGCGCGTAAATGCTTATTTGCGGGCGGACATGGATCGACATGGTATTACTTCTGCAATTGGTGAAAAATTTATTTTCTCGACGTTGCATGATGCTCTTTCGTTGGCGGGTGCGGACCTCAGAAAAGTGAATAAGGCGTAA